ATACTGTATAAAGAAAAATccagaagccttcttattagGGATACTGGATGATGGAATAAAGAAAGAAGATGAGAAACTCTTTCTTTATGCAATTGCTGcggcaagaatattaattgctaCGTATTGGGGGAAAACAAGAGATTCCAAATATTAGAGAGTGGCAAGAgaaattatttagttatttagattTGGCCAAATTAACAGAATTAATTAGAGGAGGCAGCAATCAGAAATTTTGTCAAAGTTGGGGAAAAATTggtgaatatatgaaaaaacactTTAAAGTCCTGGATCCACCTCTAATAATCTGTACTGACATACAAGAAACAAGGATATATAATACATTAATCTACCAAATATATTGGTTTAGTGGTAATGGAAAGCAGTAATGAAATGGTTTAACGGAATAACCCGAGAGGAAGTCTAAGATTGGGGTAAGAAGGGGTGTTGAATGTATGcatggtggtttgttttgttttgttttgtttttgttagagTGTTTGTTAGAAGTATTTGGTtgtttatgatttgttttgttgtgttttgttatgtttattttcttgttttttatttgtatgttttgatataattttcaataaagatttatttaaaaaaaataaaaaacagtctTCTGatgtagtctgttccactgtcaaaaagcttttagtgtcaggaaattcccagatgggtggggtataaataataacattattgctattattattattcctaatgtttagatggactttcctttcttgtaatttgaaagaATTTGCACTTCcccgaattttgcagtgtagttctccaggCAAGCAATGTCTATATTAATAAACTGATTAGGGCAAATTGTGGATTTTAAACTCAtccatattagtgaaaataacatacaaaagaaTGTATTGCCTTTCGGGGGAATTGCTTTGCcaaaaaaatgtgtctattaggcaaaattgtacatgtgcctattaggagaaatttgcactaagacATCGGTAACTTTTCAATCATGGGGACTATAATTTAGAAAGGAAAACGATCTGCGTCACCCTGTTGAGGAAGACGAGGGTGTTCCCACTCACTTTGCTGTCCGAGCAGCCAGCAAACTTCAAggtccctcttctcttctcccttacattttttaaaatctgggcTTGGATGAGACATCTCTGACAGAGAGGGCTCtgcttggcctctgtgagaagaagatgctgaccggggggggggggggctctgaccAGATCAAGTAACAAGGGGGGTCTTGCGCTctcaagtacagtacagtattttcACTTTGCACCAGTTCTGAGCAGGTTGTAAATGCAGTATTGATGGGCATAGGCTGCCACCTAGTGGCTAAATATGTGTAACAAAtcatatccagttacaggtaacaaaataaaaataaaaattcttccagtagcaccttagagaccaactaagtttatcaTTGctatgagcttcgtgtgcatgcacacttcttcagataccatacctAACAATACTCAACatacataacaaacttagttggtttctaaggtgctactggaaggaattttttttttaatcgtctCCAGTACATAATAGAGAACATGGATCCCCAAAAAGGGACCCTTCCCAGTTTGGGAATAATACAAtaatttcttgggttccatgatcactgcagatggtgacagcagtcacaaaattaaaagacgcctgcttcttgggagaaaagcactgacaaacctagacagcatcttaaaaaacagagacatcaccttgccgacaaaggtccgtatagttaaagctatggttttcccagtagtgatgtatggaagtgagagctggaccataaagaaggctgattgccgaagaattgatgcttttgaattctggtgctggaggagactcttgagagtcccatggactgcaaggagatcaaacctctccattctgaaggaaatcagccctgagtgctcactggaaggacagatcctgaagctgaggctccgaatactttggccacctcatgagaagagaagacttcctggaaaaaccctgatgttgggaaagatggagggtacaaggagaacgggacgacaaaggacgagatggttagacagtgttcttgaagccaccaacatgagtctgatcaaactgcgggaggcagtggaagacaggcatgcctggcgtgctctggtccatggggtcacgaagagtcggacacgactgaacgactgaacaacaacagaataatagaattgtagagttggaagggagccctgCCAGCTGCAAgccaggaatcacaactaaagaatccctggcagatatTAAACCTCTCTGCTTCAATATGTCCAATAAGGGAAAGTCAGTTGATGATGATGCTTTtatttgtaaccccccccccatccatctgactgggtttccccagccactctggcgaAGGAGAGATGCTTTatgttacaggaatttccccgAACCACACAGTTACACAAGCAggacactcacacacacacacacacacacacacttgagagaaaatatttctttctctattGTGTTTCTGTTATAAAGTCATATAAAATCAACCGTGTATCAGATCCACACCATAGGGGTAGATTTGGTGTGCTCACAAGGCAGCCATAATCCCCTAAGCATAGCAGCATGTCCGCAGCGAGTCCTGCCAGGAGGGACACTCAGGACAGACCCGCCCAGAACTGCCAGATGATGGGACATTTCACTCACAAAGGACCCACCACCTGGGAATGGATTCAACTTGGACTGGAACAAAGAACAGTGAACAGTGAACGACCCTCCTTGGGCAGGGCAGGAAACCGTGGGCACCCTTTTGTCTTgaggaaatgtgtgtctgggaggggtatGAGCAGGATGGGACAGGTGTGGAAAtactcaggttacctcctctgtcCCTCCCTTTTTCTGATGTAACTCTGATGTATCCGTGATGTAGTTTTGGGGGTGTAGCTTGGGGAATAgtaactaataaaagttggggtctccCTCTGTTCTGGGCTTCCATCATCTTCCACCTGGTGGCGGGTGGGAGCCCTGTCGcaacagtcttcaataaagaccaagcctactggttgctgttttgctctgatattcctggctggtgttttttgtccaagggagccctcaggtTTCTCTAGTGTTTATTGTGATCAAGGAGAGGTGCCTTATTTTACTGAAATTAATATGTACCTTCTCATCTACTGAATCTGAAACTTTGAGAAATTTGTCTAAGATTAAAAGTGATTAaaatattgtaaaaacaaaataaaataaagaattccttacagtagcaccttagagaccaactaagtttgttctgaaggtgctactggaaggaattttttgttttgttttgactatggcagaccaacacggctacttacctgtaactaaaatattGTAAGATATTTGTTAGCATGTAACTGAGCTGTGTTGCAAATGCCATTTGCAGAAGGGATCCTATTGCATTACCTGTAGTTACAATGAAGGGGATTTGGTGTTTGTGGGCACGTGTGTGTGTAACCACACATATCCCCGTGCATTTATAATggcatttcattccccccccccccaacaccatcCACAGCGCTCTcgccctccatgaatctgtcctcttttaaagccatccagtctcttgtgggagggagttccacagtttaacgatGCGCCTCCATGAATAGGGACCGTCCTTTGTCTTTCACAACGTTGTGAGCCGCCTTGGACACCGACAACATTTGGCAACAAGAAGCGGAAACTCCAGGGCCGCGTTTCCCAACCTtagccctccagctgctgttggactacaactcccatcatccctagctagcaggaccaatggtcagtgatgatgggaattgtagtccaaaaaaaccagCTGGCGACCCGACCCAGGTTTGGGGAACGTTTCTGGGCCTCCAGCCCCCCTCACCACGTGCAGCGCCAGCCTGCCTCCCCCTCGCGTTCAAATGGTCCGACCCGGCGCGCACGAGGCTGCTTTGTGGGCGCGTCGTCATAGCTGCTCCGGTCGTTCGGCGTCAGGGTTGGGCGGGGCGAAAACCCAACCAATGGGGATTCGGTATCCTGCGCAGAAGCGACTGGCTAGGCCCGTGAGAGGGCGCATGCGCTCTTTGTTTTGCCAGCCCGCTGTGCTGAGATTGGCCCCGCTcggcttctccttccttccctcgctTCAGGGAGAAGCGGCCCGAGAGAGACTTTGGAAAGTCtcgcgagaggaggaggagcgacagagagggaggaaagaaaggagcGTCGCGCGGgacacgaggaggaggaggagcccagcCGCTGCCCCGCCCCCTGGCCGGCCTTTCCGGTTCCGGGTGAGCGGCGGCCGGGCCCCCGACGGCAGGTGAGCCGGGCCGGACGGGGCCTTGGCGGAAGGTCCAGAGCCCCCGGGGACGGAAGAACCGCTTCTCCCCGCCTCCCCTCCGTCGGAGGCAGGCTGGGAAACAGGCGTGGAGCGTGTTgcgctggatgaccttgggggggggggcccgcGGGGGGCCTCCTTCGCGCACGAGGCCCCGAGATCGGggttgtgttttggggggggggctgcccttcctttcccccctccctccctccctccctcgcccagGTGACCCGGAGCCCCTCCCTGCCGAGGAGCCTGGTGAGCTCAGCCTATGTCACAAACCCCCCTCTCAAGGCCCGCCAGGCCAATCCCGGGGGCACAGTGGGGCTGAGCCTAGGGTAggttgggggggaaggggaaggggagtaGGCTGTCTCTTTGCTCCCACAGCTGGACCGCCTCTTGGCCAGGCCGCCCCCTGGGgaggctgggaggggaggggttctGGCCCGGGACCCCTGCCATCCTGCTCCCTCATGCCATCTGCCTGGAAcccggaagggacccccaaaggtcatcgaGTACAATCTCCTGCAGCGCAGTAGCAGTGCCGCACCCCTTCTCCCTTCATAGCACCCCAAGAGAGTGAGCGGAGAAGCCTTACCCAGTGGATTTGGGAATACGTTTTGTCTTCAGTTGCTGCCTGGCCGCTTAGGTTGTTGCAGTTGTGGGAGGAGGAGCCTTCACAGTGGGCGCCAGGCTGGGGGAGGCTGGCACAGGGTGGGTGATGGAGGCCACCTTCACAGGAACAGGAACCAGGGAGGCTGCCTTGTATCAAGCCAGAGCAGATGCTTATTttcctgcactgacaggcagcaggggctctccagggtttcacacaggAGTCctttcccccagccctacctggagatgacaccTAGGATTGAATCTCAGATATTCTGCACCGAGCAGATAAAATGAGAACAGCTGATAATACTGGGGTCGgggtcattaaaaaaacaattaaacattaaaagaattCAACTTTTGATGGCAAGATTCCGGTCCTCGTGGCTCTGGACTGAGTTAACTAGGACCCCTGAGTAGCTCTGCAGTTTGATTTCCAGTAACCTCAGGAGCAAACATTCTGAACATAGGTCAGCGTGGCTGAGAACTTTGTGAATCCTCCCCCCAAATGCTGGAAATTCACCCTTTCCCTCACCTCCTCTCTCCCCAGCCTTGTTAGCATGTGGACATGTCCAGCATCGCACCCCTCGCGGCCTCTGTAGAGCAGTGCCCGCTTGTCGGCCTCTCCTCCTCATGGTCCCCGTCCGTCCATGGAGGAGAGCACAATGTCAGATCTCCTTCTCAACCTGGACACGTCCCTCCCAGCGCAGCCCAAGAAGGCGTCTGAGGGGAACAAGAAGCACCAGCAGTTCATCAGGCGCCGGCAGTTCCTGGAGCGGAAAGGCTTCCTGAAGCAGAAGCAGCTCCCGGGTCAAGCCCCCCTGCCGCGGCGGGATGCCTCTCAGAAGCATGGCGGGGCAGACTGGGAGCAGGACAGGAAGAGGCCAAAAGTGGACATGAATGGGGCGCCCGCGGGGCAGGACAGGAAACTGCTGCGGGAGGACAGCTCGGCCCGCAGGACCAAGACATTTCCCAAGGAGAATGCCGCCCGCGTGGCTAAGGACTCTGGGTCCCAGGGAGGCAGTGCCTCTGGGGGGGCCCCGGCCTCCAGCAAAGCAGGGAGCGGTGCGGGTGGCACTTCCTCCGCGAGGCACAACGGGACGCAGGCCAATGGGGCTGCGGGCGAGATCCGGAGGGTGGCCCTGCTGAGCGAGTTTGAGAGTGGGCTGTCCCCGGTGCTGCAGCCGCCCAAGCCcagcaaggtggtggccatcGACTGCGAGATGGTGGGCACAGGCCCCGGCGGGCGCAACAGTGACCTGGCGCGCTGCAGCGTTGTCAGCTACCACGGTGATGTGGTGTATGACAAGTACGTGCGGCCCCTCAGCCCCATCACCAACTACCGGACACGCTGGAGTGGCATCCAGAGGCACCACATGAAGAACGCCGTCCCCTTCAAGGTGGCCCAGAAGGAGGTGAGTGAGGGGGGAGACCTGCCAGCCTCTCAGGGGGAGCCTTTGGGCACCCCCCTGCCCCATACAAGGTTTTCCATGTTTTCATTAAAACCACGGCagtctgtatttttattttggcacctggttgaggatgctggactagatgagccccctttggcctgatctagcagctcTTCCTCTTCTTATGGATGCTcaaggtccagaggcagtctatctggattcctagGTTCTGTGGGGTATTTGGCCAcagtgacaacaggatgctggactaagaaaGAAGCCCTTTGGTCTCCTctagctgcagggctcttcttttaTATCCTCTTATGGGTGAAGTGGGCCAGACTGCAGCTACACTGTCTTTGTGGGTCTGCATCCTGCTGTGCTTGGCTGGCTACAGGTTGAGTCTTCCTCACTTGAGCTATTCAGCGCTGACTGATgacatctctccccctccctgcctttcagATCCTAAAGGTCCTCTCTGGGAAGATAGTTGTGGGCCATGCCATCCACAATGACTTCAAAGCTCTCAAGTACTTCCACCCCAAATCGCTGACCAGGGACACCTCCAAGATCCCTCTGCTGAACCGCAAGGCCGGCTTCCCGGAGAACGAGCCGGCCTCCCTGAAGCGCCTCACCAAGCAGCTCCTCCACAGGGACATCCAGGTAACACCCCCTGCCTTGTGTGTCTGCTCTCCCCCCTCCATCTGGCTCAGggttgcctacactggctggcagccagcTCTTCAGTTCTCCCAGGATTTGGAGAAAGGCCCAATGACAGTGTCTTGGCAGACTTCCTTTTCAAGAGTTCCTCCTCTTGGCTGGctgtagttattattatttattaaatgtattgcTTGATTTTTCTTGCCAAAGGCAATTCATTTaacacaagataatatcaccaaggcgACTATCAGTAAACAAACCATAAACATCCAAGAAAAAATGGCagaagtagtttctttcccaaataggttaTATCGTAAACAATagcaaatgcagtaaataaagagttGACTTGAAATATATCAGTGGTTCACTTGTTGGAGTAAGTTTAACAAACTGAAGGGCATTGTCCTGTTTCTATGCTCCTCCTGATGGAAACATGCAGATAGGGACAGATACATGTCGGATTACTGGAAGGACGtctgagcactgaaccactggcatatcacaagtggactctttattactGTGTTTGCAATTGCTCAAGAGACaacctgttgggggggggggaactacttttgccatttttatggatgGACGTTtagtgtttgtttacagatagttgccttggtgatactATCTTGTGTCAATTGCAAtagtcattgtatcaccaccctgttcattgttttaaaggcaattcaaagcagcttacaaccaaataaacaagcaaaacccctttttttttaaaaaaaacccattaaaataatgcattaaaacagatttttaaacacCTCACCCACCCTAAAAGACCGAAGACAGAggacaaaggcctggttaaaaaggaaagcttTCGCCAGGCACTTAAAGATCGAACTGAAGGTGCCAagtgagcctccctgaggagagcatacCATTAattgggagccaccacagaaaagaaacTGCTCTtgcgttgccaccctccagacattgAGGAGGCACAGGGCCTCAGGTGAcaattgcagggtccaggtcagtgcATATGCATCATAAAGCACCCACTATTGTTTCCTTGAGCCTGGAGCGAAAATGGTTGCTGACAGTGACCAGGAGGAGCTTTTCCAAATCTGTTTGTGCCATCTGTCTGTGCGGTTTATAGGCCACCCGCCCCGTTAGAGACACAGCAAAACTAATCTCCCTCCAGGTGGCTgccacactacagttcccatcacccctgcccaTTGGGCCGTGGTGgtaccagggctgatgggagatggagtctggCAGCGTGTCAAGAGCCACTGAGGAGCAGAGTCCCCTGGCCTTGGAGGAGACCCTGGATTTGATTTAATATTGAACTCAGAGTGGCTCACAGTAGCAGCAGAAATAACAGCAAATACTGCAATTGCTGTAAACTCAAAACACAGTAGCGTATAAATAAAGCAGGCAACCAGAGCAAATCCTTTGAAACAATGCAATTCCATAAATTTATAGGGAGCTGCAGTATAAAAGGGACCATTTAATCTTGTTCCCACAGAGCCAAGCTGCTGTGCGCCTCCCTTTATCTGGGTGCCTTTTcctagtatcatagaattgttgagttggaagggacccacaggggtcatctagctcaaccccctgtaatgcaagcATCCCTGACCAgggggccacccaacctctgttttgagatctctaaggaaggagagcccaccaccttccaaggaggctcttgccctcagaaactcagtcagaatctccctttCTGTAACTTGAATCCCtcggtttgggtcctgccctctatCTTCCATGGGGCGggatggcccttgaggtatttgaagatggctgtgtgtggggagggggtgtgctCTCGCTTTGTGAGGGGTCAGAGAGAGCTCTGTAGGGCAGCTGATGTGACCCCTTCCCTCAtcttgctccttccttccttctttccttccttccttcctccctcccccccaggtGGGGCACAAAGGCCACTCCTCGGTGGAAGACGCCCGGGCCACTATGGAGCTGTACAAGGTGGTTGAGGACGAGTGGGAAAGGCACCTGGCCACCTCCTCTCCTCAGGACTGACTCTCGTCGTCACCAAGCCTTGGAACCCGGAGCTGCCGGGGGAAGCCagcactccccccgcccccccggagCTGTTTGGAGGATGATGCTCCCGGGTCcatggggcagagggagaggaggactgGCAGAGTGAAGGAACTGacggggggcaggggaggggggagaaggaggcaagTGTGTCCATTACATCGCTTGCAGCTGACGGCAGCCTTGGCGTGTTCCTCCCATTCCTCTCTGTAAAGGTGCTGAGCCTCCTTCCCTCAGAGGGAGGGGGgactccccaccctcccaggcagg
This is a stretch of genomic DNA from Lacerta agilis isolate rLacAgi1 chromosome 17, rLacAgi1.pri, whole genome shotgun sequence. It encodes these proteins:
- the ISG20L2 gene encoding interferon-stimulated 20 kDa exonuclease-like 2, translating into MEESTMSDLLLNLDTSLPAQPKKASEGNKKHQQFIRRRQFLERKGFLKQKQLPGQAPLPRRDASQKHGGADWEQDRKRPKVDMNGAPAGQDRKLLREDSSARRTKTFPKENAARVAKDSGSQGGSASGGAPASSKAGSGAGGTSSARHNGTQANGAAGEIRRVALLSEFESGLSPVLQPPKPSKVVAIDCEMVGTGPGGRNSDLARCSVVSYHGDVVYDKYVRPLSPITNYRTRWSGIQRHHMKNAVPFKVAQKEILKVLSGKIVVGHAIHNDFKALKYFHPKSLTRDTSKIPLLNRKAGFPENEPASLKRLTKQLLHRDIQVGHKGHSSVEDARATMELYKVVEDEWERHLATSSPQD